One Streptomyces sp. NBC_00223 genomic window carries:
- a CDS encoding TerD family protein codes for MGVSLSKGGNVSLTKEAPNLTAVVVGLGWDARTTTGSDFDLDASALLTNDQGKVLSDQHFVFFNNLKSPDGSVEHTGDNLTGSGDGDDEVINVNLAGVPADVAKIVFPVSIYEAESRQQSFGQVRNAYIRVLNAADQRELARYDLTEDASTETAMVFGELYRHGAEWKFRAIGQGYASGLRGIAQDFGVNV; via the coding sequence CAATGTCTCGCTGACCAAGGAGGCACCCAATCTCACGGCGGTCGTCGTCGGCCTGGGATGGGACGCGCGTACGACCACGGGCAGCGACTTCGACCTGGACGCGAGCGCGCTGCTCACCAACGACCAGGGCAAGGTGCTGTCCGACCAGCACTTCGTGTTCTTCAACAACCTCAAGAGCCCGGACGGCTCGGTCGAGCACACCGGCGACAACCTCACCGGTTCGGGCGACGGCGACGACGAGGTGATCAACGTCAATCTGGCCGGGGTGCCGGCCGACGTCGCCAAGATCGTCTTCCCGGTCTCGATCTACGAGGCCGAGTCCCGCCAGCAGAGCTTCGGCCAGGTGCGCAACGCGTACATCCGCGTGCTCAACGCGGCCGACCAGCGCGAGCTGGCCCGCTACGACCTGACCGAGGACGCCTCCACCGAGACCGCGATGGTCTTCGGCGAGCTCTACCGGCACGGCGCGGAGTGGAAGTTCCGGGCCATCGGGCAGGGGTACGCCTCCGGGCTGCGCGGCATCGCGCAGGACTTCGGCGTCAACGTCTGA
- a CDS encoding TerD family protein: MGVTLAKGGNVSLSKAAPNLTKVQIGLGWSARSTTGADFDLDASALLCANGRVLGDEYFVFYNNLKSPEGSVEHTGDELVGGTGGDDETILVDLAAVPERVDKIVFPVSIYEADSRAQTFGQVSGAYIRVVNQADDAELARYDLTEDASTETAMIFGELYRYGGEWKFRAVGQGYASGLRGIALDFGVNVS; encoded by the coding sequence ATGGGTGTCACGCTCGCCAAGGGAGGCAATGTCTCCCTCTCCAAGGCCGCGCCGAATCTCACCAAGGTGCAGATCGGCCTGGGCTGGAGTGCCCGTTCGACCACCGGAGCCGACTTCGACCTGGACGCCAGCGCGCTGCTGTGCGCGAACGGCCGGGTGCTGGGGGACGAGTACTTCGTCTTCTACAACAATCTCAAGAGCCCGGAGGGCTCCGTCGAGCACACCGGTGACGAACTGGTCGGTGGCACCGGTGGTGACGACGAAACGATCCTGGTCGACCTCGCGGCCGTCCCGGAGCGGGTCGACAAGATCGTCTTTCCGGTCTCGATCTACGAGGCCGATTCCCGTGCGCAGACCTTCGGCCAGGTCAGCGGGGCCTATATCCGGGTGGTCAACCAGGCGGACGACGCCGAGCTGGCCCGTTACGACCTGACCGAGGACGCCTCGACCGAGACGGCGATGATCTTCGGTGAGCTCTACCGCTACGGCGGCGAATGGAAATTCCGGGCGGTGGGGCAGGGGTACGCCTCCGGGCTGCGGGGCATCGCGCTGGACTTCGGGGTCAACGTTTCGTAA